The following coding sequences are from one Lysinibacillus sp. FSL W8-0992 window:
- a CDS encoding aspartate/glutamate racemase family protein, whose product MKTIGLIGGMSWESSAMYYRLLNEKVQQQLGGLHSAKCILYSVDFQEIEHYQANGQWQNAGEILGEAALSLEKAGADFIVICTNTMHKVMDVIETNITIPILHIADATAVQIQQAGLQTIALLGTKYTMEQDFYKTRIEQFGINVMVPNDEERTVINRIIYEELCLGKIERTSKEAYLQIIESLVKSGAQGIILGCTEIGLLIQQEDVSVPVFDTTIIHALAAVDKALK is encoded by the coding sequence TTGAAGACGATTGGATTAATTGGTGGTATGAGTTGGGAGTCTTCAGCTATGTATTACCGTCTTCTTAATGAGAAGGTACAGCAACAATTGGGTGGCTTACATTCAGCAAAATGTATTTTATATAGTGTTGATTTTCAAGAAATTGAACATTATCAAGCGAATGGACAATGGCAAAATGCGGGGGAAATATTAGGGGAAGCGGCATTATCATTAGAAAAAGCAGGTGCCGATTTTATTGTTATTTGTACAAACACAATGCATAAGGTAATGGATGTTATTGAGACGAATATTACAATTCCGATTTTACATATTGCCGATGCAACTGCCGTTCAAATTCAACAAGCTGGTTTACAAACTATTGCATTGTTAGGTACAAAATATACGATGGAACAAGATTTTTATAAAACTAGAATCGAACAGTTTGGCATTAACGTAATGGTGCCAAACGATGAAGAACGAACAGTCATCAATCGAATTATTTATGAAGAGTTATGTTTAGGTAAAATTGAACGGACTTCAAAAGAAGCCTATTTACAGATTATTGAAAGCCTTGTGAAATCTGGCGCGCAAGGAATTATTCTAGGCTGTACTGAGATCGGATTGTTAATTCAGCAAGAAGATGTTTCAGTCCCTGTTTTCGACACGACCATTATTCATGCGTTAGCCGCTGTAGATAAGGCACTAAAATAG
- a CDS encoding alanine/glycine:cation symporter family protein, with product MEWISNIVDDTNNILWTYLLIILLLAAGLYFSIGSKFVQIRLFPEMFRLIAEKRDGESGVSPFQAFTISAASRVGTGNITGVALAIGVGGPGAVFWMWIIAILGMATAFIESTLAQVYKVKDGDTFRGGPAYYIEKALGQRKLGIVFSILLTLSFGFIFNAVQSNTIATSVGEAFNIKPVVIGILLVVLTAMIIFGGVHRIVKFTQVIVPVMAVFYLLVALYVVATNLGEIPTVFKLIFSQAFGLQEAAGGAIGIAIMQGVRRGLFSNEAGMGSVPNAAATANTSHPAKQGLVQSLGVFFDTIMICSATAFIIILAGLYKTGESDGIILTQNSLAVHVGDWAPYFIAISIIFFAFSSVIGNYYYGESNIEFINAHKGWMTVYRILVLAMVMFGSVAQVQLVWNLADLFMGLMALINITVIMILGKIAFRVLDDFTQQRKKGKNPVFYAKSIPELKNTECWEDDRS from the coding sequence ATGGAATGGATTTCAAATATTGTAGATGACACGAATAATATTTTATGGACGTACCTCTTAATTATATTATTATTAGCAGCTGGATTATATTTTTCAATTGGCTCTAAGTTTGTACAAATACGTCTTTTCCCTGAAATGTTTCGTTTAATAGCTGAGAAAAGAGATGGTGAATCTGGTGTTTCTCCGTTTCAAGCTTTTACGATTAGCGCAGCGTCGCGTGTAGGTACTGGTAATATAACTGGTGTTGCACTTGCCATCGGTGTTGGTGGCCCGGGCGCGGTATTTTGGATGTGGATTATTGCCATTCTCGGTATGGCTACAGCTTTTATTGAAAGCACACTGGCTCAAGTTTATAAAGTAAAAGACGGTGATACTTTTCGTGGTGGTCCTGCCTATTATATAGAAAAGGCATTAGGACAACGTAAGCTAGGAATCGTTTTTAGTATTCTCTTAACATTGAGCTTTGGCTTTATTTTTAACGCTGTACAGTCAAATACGATTGCTACTTCTGTAGGTGAAGCATTTAATATTAAACCAGTTGTTATTGGCATTCTATTAGTTGTGCTAACGGCGATGATTATTTTCGGTGGTGTACATAGAATTGTTAAATTTACACAAGTAATTGTACCTGTAATGGCCGTATTTTATTTACTCGTTGCTCTTTACGTCGTTGCAACAAATTTAGGAGAAATTCCAACAGTGTTCAAGCTCATATTCTCTCAAGCTTTTGGGCTTCAAGAAGCGGCTGGCGGGGCGATTGGAATTGCCATTATGCAAGGTGTTCGTAGAGGATTATTTTCCAATGAAGCCGGTATGGGTAGTGTGCCAAACGCAGCTGCAACAGCCAATACTTCACACCCTGCTAAGCAAGGTCTCGTGCAAAGTTTAGGCGTATTTTTTGATACAATTATGATTTGTTCAGCAACTGCTTTTATTATTATTTTGGCAGGCTTATACAAAACAGGTGAAAGTGATGGGATTATCCTTACGCAAAACTCATTAGCTGTACATGTTGGCGATTGGGCACCTTATTTTATTGCGATTAGTATTATTTTCTTCGCATTTAGCTCCGTTATTGGTAATTATTATTACGGCGAATCAAATATTGAGTTTATCAATGCGCACAAAGGCTGGATGACTGTATATCGCATTTTAGTACTTGCCATGGTAATGTTCGGCTCAGTAGCTCAAGTGCAACTTGTTTGGAATTTAGCCGATCTATTTATGGGGCTTATGGCGCTAATCAATATTACGGTTATTATGATTCTCGGTAAAATAGCATTCCGAGTTTTAGACGATTTCACGCAGCAACGTAAAAAAGGAAAAAACCCTGTCTTTTACGCAAAATCTATCCCAGAATTGAAAAATACAGAATGCTGGGAAGATGACCGATCATAA
- a CDS encoding DUF1572 family protein: MSIGETYLNVVLERFKSVKADGDKTIAQLDIEQLHWAFNEESNSIAVIVKHVSGNMISRWTDFLLTDGEKTARNRDDEFIDSIDTKEELIAIWEKDWQVFFNALHSLTTTDLLANITIRGQQHTVIDAIERQMAHYASHVGQIVYIGKQIKGDEWNTLSIPRGQSQAFTEAMIKKG, encoded by the coding sequence ATGAGCATAGGCGAAACATATTTAAACGTTGTACTAGAGAGATTCAAATCTGTCAAAGCGGATGGCGATAAAACAATTGCACAATTAGACATTGAGCAATTGCACTGGGCTTTCAACGAGGAGTCTAATAGTATTGCTGTCATTGTCAAACATGTTAGCGGAAACATGATTTCAAGATGGACTGACTTTTTATTAACGGATGGCGAGAAAACGGCAAGGAATCGTGATGATGAATTTATTGATAGCATTGATACTAAAGAAGAGTTAATAGCTATTTGGGAAAAGGACTGGCAAGTATTTTTTAATGCTTTACATAGTTTAACAACAACAGATTTGTTGGCGAACATCACAATAAGAGGACAGCAGCATACAGTGATAGATGCTATTGAAAGACAGATGGCGCATTATGCTTCACATGTCGGGCAAATTGTCTACATAGGGAAGCAAATAAAAGGGGACGAGTGGAATACATTGAGTATTCCAAGAGGGCAATCGCAGGCGTTCACAGAAGCTATGATAAAAAAGGGGTAG